The Panicum hallii strain FIL2 chromosome 9, PHallii_v3.1, whole genome shotgun sequence genome has a window encoding:
- the LOC112878203 gene encoding 15-cis-phytoene desaturase, chloroplastic/chromoplastic: MDTGCLSSMNITGVNQARSFAGQLPTQRCFPSSHLASFAVKSLVLRNKGRSSQRRHSALQIVCKDFPRPPLESTINYLEAGQLSSFFRNSERPSKPLQVVIAGAGLAGLSTAKYLADAGHKPILLEARDVLGGKVAAWKDEDGDWYETGLHIFFGAYPNVQNLFGELGIEDRLQWKEHSMIFAMPNKPGEFSRFDFPETLPAPVNGIWAILKNNEMLTWPEKVKFAIGLLPAMLGGQPYVEAQDGLTVSEWMKKQGVPDRVNDEVFIAMSKALNFINPDELSMQCILIALNRFLQEKHGSKMAFLDGNPPERLCMPIVDHIRSRGGEVRLNSRLKKIELNSDGTVKHFGLTDGTQITGDAYVCAAPVDIFKLLVPQEWSEISYFKKLEKLVGVPVINVHIWFDRKLKNTYDHLLFSRSSLLSVYADMSVTCKEYYDPNCSMLELVFAPAEEWIGRSDAEIIDATMEELAKLFPDEIAADQSKAKILKYHVVKTPRSVYKTVPNCEPCRPLQRSPIEGFYLAGDYTKQKYLASMEGAVLSGKLCAQSIVQDYSRLSLRSQKSLQSEEVPVAS, from the exons ATGGATACTGGCTGTTTATCATCTATGAATATTACTGGAGTGAACCAAGCAAGATCTTTTGCGGGACAACTTCCTACCCAGAGATGCTTTCCGAGTAGTCACCTTGCAAGCTTTGCTGTGAAGTCTCTTGTCCTGAGGAATAAAGGAAGAAGCTCACAGCGTAGACATTCTGCTTTGCAG ATTGTCTGCAAGGATTTTCCAAGACCTCCGCTAGAAAGCACAATAAACTATTTGGAAGCTGGACAGCTCTCTTCATTTTTTAGGAACAGCGAACGCCCCAGTAAACCATTACAGGTCGTGATTGCTGGTGCAG GATTAGCTGGTCTATCAACAGCAAAATATCTGGCAGATGCTggccataaacccatattgcttGAGGCAAGAGATGTTTTGGGCGGAAAG GTAGCTGCTTGGAAGGATGAAGATGGAGATTGGTACGAGACTGGGCTTCATATCTTTT TTGGAGCTTATCCCAACGTACAGAATTTATTTGGCGAGCTTGGTATTGAGGACCGTTTGCAATGGAAAGAACACTCCATGATATTTGCCATGCCGAATAAGCCAGGAGAATTCAGCCGGTTTGATTTCCCAGAAACTTTGCCAGCACCTGTAAATG GAATATGGGCCATACTGAAAAATAATGAAATGCTTACCTGGCCTGAGAAGGTGAAGTTTGCTATTGGACTTCTGCCAGCAATGCTTGGTGGTCAACCTTATGTTGAAGCTCAAGATGGCTTGACAGTTTCGGAGTGGATGAAAAAGCAG GGTGTTCCTGATCGAGTGAATGATGAGGTTTTTATAGCGATGTCCAAGGCACTGAATTTCATAAATCCTGATGAGCTATCCATGCAGTGCATTTTGATTGCTTTGAACCGATTTCTTCAG GAGAAGCATGGTTCCAAAATGGCATTCTTGGATGGTAATCCACCTGAAAGACTATGTATGCCTATTGTTGATCACATTCGGTCTAGGGGTGGTGAGGTCCGCCTCAATTCTCGTCTTAAAAAGATAGAGTTGAATTCTGATGGAACTGTGAAACATTTCGGACTTACTGATGGAACTCAAATAACTGGAGATGCTTATGTTTGTGCAGCACCAG TTGATATCTTCAAGCTTCTTGTACCTCAAGAGTGGAGTGAAATTTCTTATTTCAAGAAGCTGGAGAAGTTGGTGGGAGTTCCTGTTATCAATGTTCATATATG GTTTGACAGAAAACTGAAAAACACATATGACCACCTTCTTTTCAGCAG GAGTTCACTTTTAAGTGTCTATGCAGACATGTCGGTAACCTGCAAG GAGTACTATGATCCAAACTGTTCAATGCTGGAGCTGGTCTTTGCTCCTGCTGAGGAATGGATTGGTCGAAGTGACGCTGAAATCATTGATGCAACTATGGAAGAGCTAGCCAAGTTATTTCCTGATGAAATTGCTGCCGATCAGAGTAAAGCAAAGATTCTTAAGTATCATGTGGTGAAGACACCGAG ATCAGTTTACAAAACAGTCCCAAACTGTGAACCTTGCCGACCTCTCCAAAGGTCACCGATTGAAGGGTTCTATCTGGCTGGCGATTACACAAAGCAGAAATACTTGGCTTCCATGGAAGGTGCAGTTTTATCTGGGAAGCTTTGTGCCCAGTCTATAGTGCAG GATTATAGCAGGCTCTCCCTCAGGAGCCAGAAAAGCCTGCAATCTGAAGAAGTTCCGGTCGCATCTTAG